In Deltaproteobacteria bacterium, the DNA window CGGAATCTCACGAGATATGTTTTAAATGGTGCCATGAGAACAGCAGTGCTTATCATGTTTTTCTGTTCCATGCTGGCGGTGCCGGCGTCTCTCGGTGCCGAGGACCCCGGCGTGCGGTCGGAGATCGACCATCTGATCGCCTATGTTCAACATTCAGACTGTATCTTTATCAGGAACGGGAGGGAATACAGCGCAGTTGATGCGGCCGGGCACATTCTCAAAAAATACGAGCATTTCAGAAAAGAGATCGATTCGGCGGAAAAGTTCATAGAGCTGTGCGCGACTGGAAGCCTGATCAGCGGCCAACCGTACCTGATCCACTGCCCGGGGAACGCGGTGACGGGCAGCCGCGAATGGCTGCTGAGGGAACTGGAGCGGTACAGGGCTGGGACGGAATGAAAATATCGGGGTGCGAGGAGAAGGAGTATGATGACCTTTCATGAGCTGGTGCAGAAACGGCGTTCGGTGCGGGAATTCGAGGACCGCAGTGTCCCCCGCCCGGTGATCGAAAAAATAATCCGTGAAAGCTGTATGGCGCCGAGCGCACGGAACGGACAGCCCTGGCAGTTCGTCGTCATCGATGACGGGCGGCTCATTCAAAAACTTTCCGATGAGAGCAAAAGGAATCTCATCGGGGAACTTGAAGATGAGCCCGGCTCACCGTTGAAAGCCTATGAGGCTTATCTGAAAGACGAGAAGTCGCATATCTTCTGGAACGCCCCCTGTCTCGTATATATCGGGGGTTCCGTTAACGTCGCATCACTGAGCGTGGACTGCGCCCTTGCCGCCGCCTATTTCATGTTTTCGGCAAGCGCCCGGGGACTCGGGACCTGCTGGGTCGCGCTGGGCTCACGTATCAAAGATCCCGGCATCCGGCGGGAGATCGGCATGCCCGAAACATTCCGCATCATTGCCCCGGTCATCCTGGGGTATCCCCGGCGCATTCCCGCTCCGTTGCCGCGGCGGGAGCCGGATATCATATGGGGTTCGTCGGGTGAGTGATGGAAACGGGCGGTTTCGGGTTTTTAACCGGAGAGTCTTATGATGAACCTGCGTCTTGAGCGTACCGAAAAAGACGCGATCGTGTTACATGCCGTCTTTGCGATCCTGTCGTTGATCGTCCTATTCATTTCCCTGGAACTGAGCGTGGGGGTGCGTCTCTGTGTCCTTGTCGTCTTGTATAATGTGATGATCCCTGCCGGGGCTTTTCTGCGGCGTCATGACGACTGGCTGGCGCTCTGGCTTTTTCTTCTCCCGGTCAGCATCCTTCAGATCTTTCCCGACTGGTTTCTCGCCGCTGAACTGGGTGTCCTTGTATTTCCCGACACGGGTTCACTGCGGCTTGGTGAAGTACCTCTTTTCATGGGAGGTTTATGGGTAATTCCCCTCTTTGTGATCGTTTTTCTCGGGAGACGGATAGAAGAGCGATTTAACAGAAAACTCGGTCTTTTTACCGTTTGTATAACCTCATTTCTCCTCTTTGTCGGTTCCGAAGCCGTGCTGTGGCGGATACCGATCTGGTATGCCCGGGAAGTTACCACAGTGTGTCATGTGGCACTCTATCTCATCGTGCCTGAAGTCCTGCTCGGGCTGTCTGCATTCCTTGCCTTTGAGATGTCTCGCGG includes these proteins:
- a CDS encoding nitroreductase family protein: MMTFHELVQKRRSVREFEDRSVPRPVIEKIIRESCMAPSARNGQPWQFVVIDDGRLIQKLSDESKRNLIGELEDEPGSPLKAYEAYLKDEKSHIFWNAPCLVYIGGSVNVASLSVDCALAAAYFMFSASARGLGTCWVALGSRIKDPGIRREIGMPETFRIIAPVILGYPRRIPAPLPRREPDIIWGSSGE
- a CDS encoding DUF5329 domain-containing protein yields the protein IECPMSLWSSLENGRERTRPVTPDRMVGIIEYFFENGTKTRISLCILRNLTRYVLNGAMRTAVLIMFFCSMLAVPASLGAEDPGVRSEIDHLIAYVQHSDCIFIRNGREYSAVDAAGHILKKYEHFRKEIDSAEKFIELCATGSLISGQPYLIHCPGNAVTGSREWLLRELERYRAGTE